A window from Setaria italica strain Yugu1 chromosome VIII, Setaria_italica_v2.0, whole genome shotgun sequence encodes these proteins:
- the LOC101761713 gene encoding probable polygalacturonase, with protein MKGLVVVLALVLAAALGSVRGELRRLGDQAPPGSRPHSVTITEFGAVGDGKTLNTVAFQNAVFYVRSFADKGGAQLYVPKGRWLTGSFNLTSHLTLYLEKGAVIIGSKDSSQWPIVEPLPSYGQGLDLPGPRHRSLINGYNLTDVVITGNNGVIDGQGSVWWQWLRSHELNHSRPHLLEFLHSEKIVISNLTFLNSPAWSIHPVYCSNVKVHNVTIKTALDAPLTDGIVPDSCSNVCIEDSTVSVSHEAISLKSGWDKYGISFGRPTSNIHINRVDLLSSSGAALAFGSEMSGGISDIHVNHLRIHDSYKGISFKTSPGRGGYIKEVVVSDVKMEDVHIGIEFTGNCSSHPDDSFDPSQLPVINQITMKNLVGTNISTVGVLSGIDGAPFTAICLSNLNFSMVADSTSGSWSCSNVSGYSQSVFPQPCRELSDPSSSSSICFSLSRYSAIAIA; from the exons ATGAAGGGTCTAGTA GTTGTCCTGGCATTGGTGCTGGCCGCCGCGCTCGGCTCGGTCCGCGGCGAATTGCGGCGGCTGGGGGACCAGGCGCCGCCGGGGTCGCGGCCGCACAGCGTCACCATCACCGAGTTcggcgccgtcggggacggCAAGACCCTCAACACGGTGGCCTTCCAGAACGCCGTGTTCTATGTCCGCTCCTTCGCCGACAAGGGCGGTGCGCAGCTGTACGTGCCCAAGGGCCGCTGGCTCACCGGCAGCTTCAACCTCACCAGTCACCTCACCCTTTACCTGGAGAAAGGCGCCGTCATCATCGGCTCAAAG GACTCATCGCAGTGGCCGATTGTGGAACCTTTGCCATCTTATGGCCAAGGGCTAGATCTTCCTGGTCCTAGACATCGAAGCTTAATAAATGGATACAACTTGACTGATGTTGTCATAACCG GGAATAATGGAGTTATTGACGGCCAGGGATCAGTATGGTGGCAGTGGCTGCGCTCCCATGAGCTGAACCATAGTCGCCCTCATCTTCTGGAGTTTCTGCATTCTGAAAAAATTGTGATCTCAAACTTGACATTCTTAAATTCACCAGCCTGGAGCATACATCCAGTGTACTGCAG TAATGTAAAGGTTCACAATGTGACGATTAAGACTGCACTGGATGCTCCATTGACTGATGGCATAGTTCCAG ATTCATGTTCAAACGTATGCATTGAAGACAGCACAGTTAGTGTTAGTCATGAAGCCATCTCATTGAAAAGTGGATGGGACAAGTATGGCATTTCCTTTGGGCGGCCTACTTCTAACATTCATATCAACAGGGTGGATCTGCTATCATCTTCTGGAGCTGCTCTTGCATTTGGCAGCGAGATGTCAGGTGGAATCTCAGATATTCATGTTAACCACCTACGGATCCATGATTCCTACAAAGGCATTTCTTTCAAGACCTCACCAGGCCGTGGGGGTTACATAAAGGAAGTGGTCGTCTCTGATGTTAAAATGGAAGATGTCCATATTGGCATCGAGTTCACTGGTAACTGTTCAAGCCACCCAGATGACAGTTTTGACCCATCCCAGCTACCAGTGATCAATCAAATCACCATGAAGAACTTGGTCGGCACAAACATCTCAACTGTTGGAGTTTTGTCAGGAATTGATGGCGCCCCATTTACAGCTATTTGCCTGTCAAATCTCAATTTCTCGATGGTTGCTGATTCTACTTCAGGTTCCTGGTCATGTTCAAATGTTTCTGGGTACTCCCAATCTGTCTTCCCTCAACCTTGCAGAGAGCTTAGTGATCCATCCTCAAGCTCTTCTATCTGTTTCTCCCTTTCTAGGTACAGTGCCATTGCAATAGCATAA